GGGGCTGGAAACCCTCCACCTACGGGTGCGCGCGCCAGCGCTCTACCCGACGGGGTGTCGTGGTGCTGTGGATAAGTGGATAAGTCCGACGCGTCGCGAGTGGTCAGTAGCCAGATGGACGACGCCGACGCTTGGGTGCGGGGCCGAGGACCGCCCGCAGAGCGGCCTCGATATCGGCGACCTTGGTGAGTTCTTCCTCGATCAGGCGAATCACCTCCGCGCGGATCGTCACTCCGCGGGTGGCACACAGCAGCTTGAAACGGCGATGAAGCGAGTCGGGGAGATCGCGTACGTAGAGAGTTGCCATAGTAGCTTTGCTAACATTAATAACATAGATTGCGCAACGAACCGCCCGCGAGCTTCCCACGGCCAGTTTCGCGTAACTCGCCAGCAGACCAACCGATGCGATCCTGCGAGACCTCCTCAGTCAGGCCGCCATGCGGCGACCGGTGGCAGGCTTCCGCTTTCGAAGCCCCACGCTCCGGGTGTCTCCCGTCGCCGGTCGTCTTCGTGGCGCCGGGCGTTCACCGTCCTCCGGAATCGTCATCGACCGCAAAATCGGCCGTCTGCGCGCCGGTCGTCGTCCAAGCCGGCCTCTGATGTCAAGCGACATCAGGAACTGATCCCTTGGCGACACGAAAGCTGACCCCTTTGCGACATGAAATCTGACCCCCTTGGCTGGGAGACAGGAAACCTGACGACCCATCGGGGACACGCACCGGTGGCATCCCGTGAGCGAACCTGGAGGGGCACTCCGGGCCGGCGCCCCGGCACCCGCGCACGCTCACGACGACGCCTTCGCCAGCGACGAGGCGGATGCGCCCAGCACGCCGGCGCGGCGCTTCTCGCGCAGCCGGTAGCTCTCGCCGGTGATCGTCAGCACGTGGCTGTGGTGCAGCAGGCGGTCGAGGATCGCCGTGGCGACCACGGCGTCGCCGAAGACCTCGCCCCACTCGCCCACCGAGCGGTTCGAGGTGATCAGCATGCTGCCGCGCTCGTAGCGCCGCGCCACCAACTGGAAGAACAGGTGCGCGGCATGGCGCTCGAAGGGCAGGTAGCCGAGCTCGTCCACGATCAAAAGCTTGGGCTTGGCGTAGAACGCGAGACGATCCTCGAGGTTGTTCTCGCTGTGCGCCTTCACCAGCGACGCCATCACCGCCTGTGCCGTCGCGAACCGCACCGAGTAGCCCTGCCGGATCGCTTCTCGACCGAGGGCGATGGCCAGATGCGATTTC
This is a stretch of genomic DNA from Spirochaetaceae bacterium. It encodes these proteins:
- the istB gene encoding IS21-like element helper ATPase IstB translates to MAVDHDVLIEHLTRLQLTCIRDQLDSLLDEAGEKQLTLREAVAFLVGREVSRKNERRLEMAMKIAHFPTVRELADYDFKAQPSVDKRQIQDLAAARWVAHGDAVLLLGPPGVGKSHLAIALGREAIRQGYSVRFATAQAVMASLVKAHSENNLEDRLAFYAKPKLLIVDELGYLPFERHAAHLFFQLVARRYERGSMLITSNRSVGEWGEVFGDAVVATAILDRLLHHSHVLTITGESYRLREKRRAGVLGASASSLAKASS